From Pseudoalteromonas sp. R3, one genomic window encodes:
- the acs gene encoding acetate--CoA ligase — MSQSIYPVPEAIRSAALVDNDQYTKLYQQSIDDPQAFWAEHGKRLDWFTPYNKVKNTSFDKGHISIKWYEDGVLNASYNCIDRHLKDNADKVALIWEGDDPTQSEHITFQQLHDEVAQLANGLKKLGVEKGDRVAIYMPMTPQAIYAMQACARIGAVHSVVFGGFSPSAIADRIKDSGAKVVITSDEGRRGGNCVPLKANVDEAVSQDGVSIEHVIVHQLTGGEVEWQAHDVWWHELVADVTSECEPEPMNAEDPLFILYTSGSTGQPKGVVHTTGGYLVYSSMTHEYVFDVKADDVYWCTADVGWITGHSYMAYGPLVNGCTQVIFEGVPTYPSSGRIGEVVDKHNVTILYTAPTAIRALMAKGDEPIASSKRTSLRIMGSVGEPINPEAWSWYYEKIGNSQCPIVDTWWQTETGGIMITPLPGATDMKPGSATRPFFGIAPALFDAEGNTLEGATEGNLVILDSWPSQARTVYGDHERFEQTYFSAYPGVYFTGDGCRRDEDGYYWITGRVDDVLNVSGHRLGTAEIESALVAHEAVAEAAVVGYPHDIKGQGIYVYVTPNEGVAVTEELTKEVRNWVRKELSPIASPDMIQWSPGLPKTRSGKIMRRILRKIAANEYQQLGDTSTLADPSVVDELIENRLNR; from the coding sequence ATGTCACAGAGCATTTATCCGGTTCCTGAAGCCATCAGGAGCGCAGCGCTGGTAGATAACGATCAATATACAAAACTATACCAACAATCCATTGACGATCCTCAGGCATTCTGGGCCGAGCACGGAAAACGCCTTGACTGGTTTACCCCCTACAACAAAGTAAAGAACACCTCCTTTGATAAAGGTCATATCAGCATCAAATGGTATGAAGACGGTGTACTCAACGCCTCTTATAACTGTATTGACCGCCACCTCAAAGACAACGCAGACAAAGTTGCGCTGATCTGGGAAGGTGATGACCCAACACAAAGTGAGCACATTACTTTTCAGCAGTTGCACGATGAGGTAGCGCAGCTTGCCAATGGCCTGAAAAAGCTGGGGGTAGAAAAAGGTGACCGCGTAGCCATTTACATGCCAATGACACCTCAGGCGATTTATGCCATGCAGGCCTGTGCCCGTATCGGAGCGGTACACTCAGTTGTGTTTGGTGGCTTCTCGCCGTCAGCCATTGCGGACCGGATCAAAGACTCAGGCGCGAAAGTGGTTATCACGTCCGATGAAGGGCGTCGCGGCGGAAACTGTGTGCCACTGAAAGCCAATGTCGATGAGGCAGTCAGTCAGGATGGCGTCAGCATTGAACATGTGATTGTGCATCAGCTCACCGGTGGCGAAGTAGAATGGCAAGCGCACGATGTCTGGTGGCATGAGCTGGTGGCAGATGTCACCAGTGAGTGTGAGCCAGAGCCGATGAATGCCGAAGATCCTTTGTTCATCCTTTACACGTCTGGTTCAACAGGCCAGCCAAAAGGGGTCGTACACACCACAGGGGGTTATCTGGTGTATTCATCTATGACGCACGAGTATGTCTTTGATGTCAAAGCCGACGATGTTTACTGGTGTACCGCCGATGTGGGTTGGATCACTGGACACAGCTACATGGCTTATGGGCCGCTGGTGAATGGCTGTACTCAGGTGATTTTTGAAGGGGTGCCGACTTACCCAAGCTCCGGGCGCATCGGTGAAGTGGTCGATAAACACAATGTCACCATTTTATATACTGCGCCGACCGCTATCCGTGCACTGATGGCCAAAGGCGATGAGCCAATTGCCAGCTCGAAACGCACTAGCTTGCGGATCATGGGATCGGTGGGTGAGCCAATTAACCCGGAAGCCTGGAGCTGGTATTACGAGAAAATTGGTAACAGCCAGTGCCCGATTGTGGACACCTGGTGGCAGACCGAAACCGGTGGCATTATGATCACACCATTGCCGGGGGCGACGGATATGAAACCGGGCTCGGCGACCCGTCCTTTCTTTGGTATTGCACCGGCCCTGTTTGACGCTGAGGGCAATACGCTTGAGGGCGCAACAGAGGGCAATCTGGTGATCCTGGATAGCTGGCCTTCTCAGGCGAGGACTGTTTATGGCGACCACGAGCGCTTTGAGCAAACTTATTTCTCAGCCTATCCGGGGGTGTACTTTACCGGTGATGGATGTCGTCGCGATGAAGATGGCTATTACTGGATCACGGGCCGTGTAGATGATGTACTGAATGTCTCTGGACACCGTTTGGGCACCGCCGAAATTGAAAGTGCACTGGTTGCCCATGAAGCTGTAGCGGAAGCTGCCGTGGTGGGTTATCCGCACGATATTAAGGGTCAGGGGATCTATGTGTATGTTACTCCAAACGAGGGGGTCGCAGTCACAGAAGAACTGACCAAAGAAGTGCGTAACTGGGTACGCAAAGAGCTCAGCCCAATTGCCTCACCAGATATGATCCAATGGTCCCCCGGTCTGCCGAAGACGCGTTCAGGTAAAATCATGCGCCGTATTTTGCGTAAAATTGCTGCCAATGAATATCAGCAATTGGGTGATACCTCGACATTGGCTGACCCAAGTGTGGTCGATGAATTGATCGAAAACAGACTAAACCGTTAA
- a CDS encoding DcaP family trimeric outer membrane transporter, which yields MTTAKKNHLTLSALAVQSALLSGLFVSSVNAAELGSTEVKYGGYIKLDAIWSDFSDGSLPSQHIGRDFYIPGTTPVSGGEPKDAVFDMHARQSRFNFATDTKLDDGSSIQTKIELDFIASTGGNERVTNSYSPRIRQAYVTYKGWLFGQAWSNFQNVGALPETLDFVGPADGTVFVRQAMAKYTIGNWSFSAENPESTITSEGGARVVTDDASMPDFTARYTYKADWGHLVVAALGRELTYKVATADESETSFGISASGRVNFGKNNLKFMLTQGQGLGRYVGLNAAHGAVYDGKDLHAIDSTSGFVAYQHYWNPQWRSTFLYSFFSADNDKDLLGVTVDPTESTTSYSANILYSPVKKLTFGAEYKVATRETESGAKGDLDRLQFSVKYVF from the coding sequence ATGACAACAGCAAAAAAAAATCATTTAACGCTCAGCGCTCTGGCTGTGCAAAGTGCACTGCTAAGCGGCCTGTTCGTTTCCAGTGTCAACGCAGCAGAACTGGGTAGCACAGAAGTAAAATATGGTGGGTACATAAAACTGGATGCCATCTGGAGCGACTTTTCTGATGGCAGCTTGCCTTCTCAGCACATTGGCAGAGATTTCTATATCCCCGGTACAACACCGGTCAGTGGTGGCGAGCCCAAAGATGCGGTTTTTGACATGCATGCTCGCCAGTCTCGATTTAACTTTGCAACGGATACTAAGCTGGATGACGGCAGCAGTATTCAAACCAAAATCGAGCTGGACTTTATCGCTTCTACGGGCGGTAACGAACGGGTGACGAACTCCTACTCCCCTCGGATCCGCCAAGCCTATGTGACCTATAAAGGCTGGCTGTTTGGTCAGGCCTGGTCCAACTTCCAGAACGTCGGTGCACTACCTGAAACGCTGGACTTTGTCGGACCGGCAGACGGCACAGTGTTCGTACGCCAGGCCATGGCTAAGTACACAATTGGTAACTGGTCTTTCTCGGCAGAAAACCCGGAAAGCACCATCACCTCGGAAGGCGGAGCCCGTGTTGTTACCGATGATGCCAGTATGCCCGACTTTACCGCCCGTTATACCTATAAAGCGGACTGGGGTCATCTGGTGGTCGCCGCGTTAGGCCGTGAGCTGACCTATAAAGTTGCGACGGCTGATGAAAGCGAAACCTCTTTCGGTATCAGTGCGTCCGGTCGGGTCAACTTTGGTAAGAATAACCTTAAATTTATGCTGACTCAGGGTCAGGGGTTAGGTCGTTATGTGGGTCTCAATGCGGCACATGGTGCAGTCTATGATGGCAAAGACCTACATGCGATTGATTCGACGTCAGGCTTTGTTGCCTACCAGCATTACTGGAATCCACAATGGCGCTCTACCTTCCTTTATTCGTTCTTCTCAGCAGACAATGACAAAGATCTCTTAGGCGTCACCGTAGATCCTACAGAGTCTACCACCAGCTATAGCGCAAACATTCTTTACTCACCCGTGAAGAAACTCACTTTTGGCGCAGAATATAAGGTCGCAACCCGAGAAACCGAAAGCGGTGCTAAAGGGGATCTGGACCGACTGCAATTCTCCGTGAAATATGTTTTTTAA
- a CDS encoding DUF3581 family protein produces MLTPYYQQEMDSVAISREQASQFAKQVADDFNPLHDVDAKKFCVPGDLLFSLVLERYGVSENMHFDFVGMVDETSRLQFPPLSDAFDITSEDKVMLSVKRDGERKQCESLTSSLIRNYVEFSGTTFPHVIIPLMAKQDVMINPARPMVIYESMSIHLDRLDIEEVSLQPAEPEFTFEGKRGKIVLRFNLFHGDEQVGQGEKHMVVAGVREYCQEAVDKLIEYYNERKATL; encoded by the coding sequence ATGCTAACTCCTTATTACCAGCAAGAAATGGATAGCGTGGCGATTAGCCGCGAGCAGGCCAGCCAGTTTGCTAAACAGGTGGCGGATGACTTTAACCCTTTGCACGATGTCGATGCTAAGAAATTCTGTGTACCGGGTGACTTGCTGTTCTCGTTAGTGCTTGAACGCTACGGTGTAAGTGAGAATATGCACTTTGACTTTGTCGGCATGGTGGATGAAACCAGTCGCCTGCAATTTCCACCACTGAGCGATGCCTTTGATATCACCTCAGAGGATAAGGTCATGCTGTCTGTAAAGCGAGATGGTGAGCGCAAGCAATGCGAAAGTTTGACCTCTAGCCTGATCAGAAACTACGTCGAGTTCTCTGGCACCACCTTTCCTCATGTGATTATTCCACTGATGGCAAAGCAGGATGTGATGATTAACCCGGCTCGTCCCATGGTGATCTATGAATCTATGTCCATCCACCTGGACAGACTGGATATTGAAGAAGTTTCACTTCAGCCAGCAGAGCCTGAGTTTACCTTTGAAGGCAAGCGCGGAAAAATTGTACTGCGATTCAACCTGTTCCATGGTGATGAGCAAGTTGGCCAGGGTGAGAAGCATATGGTGGTTGCAGGCGTGCGTGAATATTGTCAGGAAGCCGTCGATAAGCTGATTGAGTATTACAACGAGCGTAAAGCGACCTTATAA
- a CDS encoding response regulator transcription factor produces MNQFLIADDHPLFREALKGALQNQFDGLEIFESENFEQTLQQLSEQDELDLLLLDLHMPGNGDLYGLIRIREDYPSLPIVVVSGSEDLNVISKVMGYGAMGFIPKASSSKEIVEALNQVLEGDVWLPASLKDQIAELDGEDKQLAQQIASLTPQQYKVLQYLHEGLLNKQIAYELNISEATVKAHITAIFRKLGVYNRTQAVLIAAKLQLEPLDSQS; encoded by the coding sequence ATGAACCAGTTTTTAATTGCGGACGATCACCCTTTGTTTCGCGAAGCATTAAAAGGGGCGCTGCAAAACCAGTTTGATGGGTTGGAGATTTTCGAATCTGAAAACTTCGAGCAAACATTGCAACAATTATCCGAACAGGACGAGCTGGATCTGCTGTTGTTGGATTTACATATGCCGGGCAATGGCGATTTATACGGCCTGATCCGCATCCGTGAGGATTATCCTAGTTTGCCCATTGTGGTGGTGTCGGGCAGTGAAGACCTCAATGTGATCTCTAAAGTGATGGGCTATGGTGCTATGGGTTTTATTCCCAAGGCTTCTTCATCAAAGGAAATTGTTGAGGCACTTAACCAGGTGCTCGAGGGCGATGTCTGGTTACCAGCCAGCCTTAAAGATCAGATTGCTGAGCTCGACGGAGAAGACAAACAGCTGGCACAGCAAATCGCATCACTGACACCACAACAATACAAGGTGTTGCAATATCTTCATGAAGGGCTGCTCAACAAGCAAATCGCCTATGAACTGAATATCTCAGAGGCGACGGTCAAGGCACACATTACGGCGATATTCCGAAAGCTGGGGGTCTACAACCGCACTCAGGCGGTATTGATTGCCGCTAAGCTGCAACTGGAACCCCTCGATAGCCAGAGTTAG
- the purU gene encoding formyltetrahydrofolate deformylase has protein sequence MSIVLTTQCRDDVGLIAKVTGLCFEHNLNIVRNNEFVDKAGERFFMRTELTGDVGEQFLPQLRSVLPEGAQVHLHGNEKTKVVLLATKEAHCLGGMLLKQYENAFNVEIQAVVANYDTLKPLVEGFGVPFHLVSHQGLTREQHDDAMAQVIEQYQPDFIGLAKYMRVLSPQFVARFSNQIINIHHSFLPAFIGAKPYHQAFERGVKIIGATAHFVNDELDEGPIIMQDVTQVSHADSAEAMAKMGRDIEKVVFCKAIQLAAEHKLFINGNKTVVFA, from the coding sequence ATGAGTATTGTTTTAACCACCCAATGTCGTGATGATGTGGGATTAATTGCCAAAGTTACGGGGCTCTGTTTTGAGCATAACCTGAATATAGTCCGTAACAACGAATTTGTAGATAAAGCAGGTGAGCGCTTTTTTATGCGCACAGAACTGACAGGTGATGTCGGTGAACAGTTTTTGCCGCAACTACGCAGTGTGCTGCCAGAGGGTGCACAAGTACACTTACATGGTAATGAAAAAACCAAAGTGGTCCTGCTTGCCACCAAAGAAGCCCACTGTCTGGGTGGTATGCTGCTAAAGCAATACGAGAATGCCTTTAACGTTGAGATCCAGGCGGTGGTAGCCAACTATGATACCCTGAAGCCCTTGGTAGAGGGCTTTGGCGTGCCTTTCCATCTGGTTTCTCATCAGGGACTAACACGAGAGCAACATGACGATGCCATGGCTCAGGTCATTGAGCAATACCAGCCCGACTTTATCGGTCTGGCCAAATATATGCGGGTGCTCAGCCCACAGTTTGTTGCGCGTTTTAGCAATCAGATCATTAATATTCACCACTCTTTCCTGCCAGCGTTTATCGGAGCAAAGCCTTACCATCAGGCGTTTGAGCGCGGGGTAAAAATCATTGGTGCCACGGCACACTTCGTCAACGACGAATTAGATGAAGGTCCGATCATCATGCAGGATGTCACTCAGGTGAGTCATGCCGATAGCGCAGAGGCCATGGCTAAAATGGGTCGGGACATAGAAAAAGTGGTGTTCTGCAAAGCCATTCAATTAGCAGCGGAGCATAAGCTGTTTATCAATGGTAATAAAACCGTGGTGTTTGCCTAG
- a CDS encoding choice-of-anchor U domain-containing protein has protein sequence MLNKKCSASVLLLPAVLSSTLLLSACGGGGGEGGNSGGTSPTTSGGKTTQTNVSLSVNVTGSGQVTPMSKSLASGNSTTFTVKANQGHLIESMTGCGGTLKNNTYTTDKVSKDCQIDAVFALKSFQITTSKSGEGNIYPESPVLDWGTEQTFTLSAATGYKVGKAYGCGGALSDDKYSIPAATAECEIQVEFHPLSLALKSDKLDQQVELNVKGNAGISPTSKGIIQPGEEGAPPVPADIDLPFLVNDIDLTTELGATVELDIVYEKPLPEGIKYYKFGPAQPGAGDTWYELPRDLYQISEDRKVVTLTLTDGQLGDADWRIMVLSRIQVVQRCQSSIP, from the coding sequence ATGCTTAATAAAAAGTGCTCAGCCTCCGTGTTACTCCTTCCTGCCGTTTTGTCCTCTACATTGCTACTTAGTGCATGTGGAGGTGGAGGCGGTGAAGGTGGTAACAGCGGCGGAACTTCTCCCACTACATCAGGTGGAAAAACGACTCAAACAAATGTATCTCTCTCAGTCAACGTAACTGGTTCAGGTCAGGTTACGCCGATGAGCAAAAGTCTTGCATCAGGCAACAGTACGACATTTACAGTCAAAGCTAATCAAGGTCACTTGATTGAATCTATGACCGGGTGTGGTGGTACATTAAAAAACAATACTTACACAACAGACAAGGTCTCAAAAGATTGCCAAATTGACGCTGTCTTTGCCTTGAAATCTTTTCAAATAACCACCTCCAAGTCAGGTGAGGGAAATATTTACCCTGAATCACCGGTACTGGACTGGGGCACTGAGCAGACATTTACACTGTCTGCTGCAACAGGCTACAAAGTCGGTAAAGCATATGGCTGTGGTGGGGCTCTATCAGATGATAAGTATAGTATTCCGGCTGCGACAGCAGAGTGTGAAATCCAAGTGGAGTTTCACCCGCTCAGTCTTGCCCTTAAGAGTGATAAATTAGATCAGCAAGTTGAGCTGAATGTTAAGGGCAATGCCGGTATTTCCCCTACCAGTAAAGGGATCATTCAGCCGGGTGAAGAAGGGGCACCGCCAGTTCCTGCAGACATTGACTTACCCTTTCTTGTAAACGATATCGACTTAACCACAGAGCTGGGCGCAACCGTAGAGTTGGATATAGTCTACGAAAAGCCACTGCCCGAAGGGATCAAGTACTATAAGTTTGGTCCGGCACAGCCTGGGGCTGGCGATACTTGGTATGAGCTACCTCGAGATTTGTATCAGATCTCAGAAGACAGAAAAGTCGTCACCTTGACCTTAACCGATGGGCAACTAGGTGATGCTGACTGGAGAATAATGGTTTTATCCAGGATCCAGGTGGTCCAGCGATGCCAAAGCAGCATACCGTGA